A stretch of the Psychroserpens sp. Hel_I_66 genome encodes the following:
- a CDS encoding peptidylprolyl isomerase, protein MQDGLYAKFNTTKGEILVALEFEKTPGTVGNFVALAEGNLENDVKPQGTPYYDGLKFHRVIPDFMIQGGCPLGTGTGNPGYKFDDEFHPDLKHDAPGVLSMANAGPGTNGSQFFITHIETPWLDNMHTVFGKVIEGQDVVNAIAQGDEIETLEILRVGADAESFNAVEAFRTFEGAREKRVEAEREAARAELDKLASGFEETKSGLRYQIIQKGTGKAAEKGKMVSVHYKGQLADGTVFDSSYKRNAPLDFQVGVGQVISGWDEGICLLNVGDKARLVIPSDLGYGSAGAGGVIPPNATLVFDVELMAVK, encoded by the coding sequence ATGCAAGACGGTTTATACGCAAAATTTAATACAACAAAAGGCGAGATTTTAGTCGCTTTAGAATTTGAGAAAACACCAGGAACGGTAGGTAATTTCGTTGCTTTAGCTGAAGGAAATCTAGAAAACGATGTGAAACCTCAAGGGACACCTTATTATGATGGATTGAAATTTCATAGAGTCATTCCAGATTTTATGATCCAAGGAGGTTGCCCTCTTGGGACAGGAACGGGAAATCCAGGTTATAAGTTTGATGATGAGTTTCACCCAGATTTAAAACATGATGCACCAGGTGTGTTGTCTATGGCAAATGCTGGACCAGGAACTAATGGAAGTCAGTTTTTTATCACACATATTGAAACGCCATGGTTGGATAATATGCATACGGTCTTCGGAAAAGTGATTGAGGGACAAGATGTCGTTAATGCTATCGCTCAAGGAGATGAAATCGAAACATTAGAAATATTAAGAGTTGGAGCAGACGCAGAAAGCTTTAATGCTGTAGAAGCATTTAGAACTTTTGAAGGCGCAAGAGAAAAGCGTGTTGAGGCAGAGCGTGAAGCTGCAAGAGCAGAATTAGATAAACTAGCATCTGGCTTTGAGGAAACAAAAAGCGGATTACGTTACCAGATCATCCAAAAAGGAACTGGTAAAGCTGCAGAGAAAGGAAAAATGGTATCTGTACATTATAAAGGACAGTTAGCAGATGGTACTGTATTTGATTCTTCATATAAAAGAAATGCACCTTTAGATTTTCAAGTAGGTGTGGGTCAAGTTATATCGGGATGGGATGAAGGTATCTGTTTATTGAATGTTGGTGATAAAGCTCGTTTGGTTATACCAAGCGATTTAGGTTATGGTTCTGCTGGAGCAGGTGGAGTAATACCGCCAAATGCTACATTGGTTTTTGATGTAGAATTGATGGCTGTTAAATAA